DNA sequence from the Alkaliphilus metalliredigens QYMF genome:
TGATTAATAAAAATGGCAGTCGTACCTTCCAAATTTGAAAGACTGATCCGGTAACCAATCGTGCACTTCTGTCAGATTCTAATCTATTAAAATCTGCTAAACCTGCTTTATCAAAGATATCCTCTGTTGTTTCTTCTTCCAAAATATCCATGGCATCATCAATTGTAATGATCCCGACTAATCTATTTTCATTATCCACCACCGGTAATGCCAGTAGGTCTAGTTCTTGTAATGTTCGTGCCACTTCTTCCTGGTCTGTACTAGTTGATGCTTTAATCACTTTTTGGTGCATAATATTTTCAAGTATATCCTCCGGTGACGCCATCACAAGCTCTCTCAAGGAAAGTACACCTTCCAGTTTTCTACTGTCATCGGTGATGTAAATTGTATAGATGGTTTCCTTTTCTTTTGCATTGGCTCGTACCTTCTCTAGTGCCTCTCCAGCGGTGTAGCTTCTTTTTAATCGTACATATTCTGTTGTCATGATTCTACCTGCTGTTTCTTCTTCATACCCCATTAGCAGTGCTGTTTCTTTCCGCTCCTCTGGTGACAGGGAATCCACTAGCTTTTTTGTTACCTTAGCAGGTAATTCATCCAGTAATCTAACACGATCATCTGGAGCTAATTCAGAAATGATCTCAATCACCCGTTCTTCTGTAAAGGATGCTAATAATTTTTGTTGTAAATGTGTATCAAGTTGTTCAAAAATCTCTAATGCTTTGTCCTTGGATAATAAACGGTAAACAATGGCTTGCTCTTCAGAAGACAACTCCCTAATCACATTTAATATCTCAATGACTTCAGCATCACTGAGTAGTTTTTTTAATGACTCCATCTCTCTATTTTCCAGATGAGTCCAAATGGTATTTTTGAATATTTCCATGATAATCCCTCCGATTTCATTCTAGTTTTTAACTTTTTACATTTCTTTATACATCGCCTACCCCACCAGGGGACATCACTATCAACTTCCATTTAAACTCACCTCCTCAATTTAAAGCAATAAAAAAACGACTCCCAGGAGTCGTTATAGTCACATTTAAACAAAGGTATGTATACTTCTCATACCTAAGCATTCAAAAAAGTTTCCATTTAATCAACGAAATCAATCATCATTAAAAAAAGGGTTACGTCTATGAATATTGCTCTATTAACTCCTCGTACTGGTTTTAGCACTAAATGACGTAGATTCAAGTAATTGAATCAGCTATCTTAAGCAGACCTTAATCCGATCATGCCTGTTCTACCCATTGGCGTCTCTCGACATTTTTGGGCAATAGCCTGTGTTCATTTAGGAGCCTCTCCTAACAAGTTATTTTGTTTTCATTTCTTGTTCATTATAAAGTCAATCCATTTCTTTGTCAAGAAGAAATGTTTCCTACTTTTATGAAATTTATAACTTACTCGCAACTTTAAACTACAATTCCTTTGTAATCATACTATTCACTTTTGAATTTTTCTTATGCTCTTTTAAAACAACTTTTAATACATGTCTTTCAATTTTCCTCACGAAAGTCGTCCACTAAAACTCTTTGCTTTCAAATAGAGATGCTAGATATGATTCCAAATAACATGACCTACCTTTGGATTGTTATTATTCTGCTGCTACCCTCTTAATAAATGAAGGCATTAATAATATAGAGGCAGTAATGATAAGATTAATTGTTCGTTCAGTTCTTTTAGCCGGCACTACATTGAGTGGAGTAATGCGATGACTCTCGTAAGGGTTTCTTAGCTATCCTACGAAAGTTCCTAAATCATTTAAAGTAACTTCACTATAAATCTTATTTTGCTCCTTTAGAAAATAGAAATAGAGTTTCAATGCGTAGCAATAGGTCTTTTGAGTATTGATGCTTCTACCAGTATTATCAATATACTTGAGATACTTTATTGCCGGTATAACTGGTTCACCTTTATCATCAATTAATATGTATCTTACTTTAGTATTTTCTATTATTACTTGTTGTACCTTCACAGCTTATCTCCTTTTCTTTTATTGTTATTCACTTGCCCGTAGGGTTTATATTATACTATCAATACTAATAAAATAAAGTCCTTTTAATAATTCCAGCATGATCAAAAACACCAGTAGATTAGGGGTATATTAAACCATTTATCCTACTGATATTTTACTATAGATAATGTTCGTTTAAAGAAAGTGGAACGTCAGTTGGGGGATGAAAGACCTGGAAGAATGCCCCGTAATCGGAACAGTCTGTTTTCCCCCGGCCCCCCTCAATCAAACAGTTTGTGGAAGGAGCGATAGCCAAGACCCGTGAGTTACAATCTTTTGTTGGAATAAATGAAGGAGGCATGACTTATTTTGTGAAACAAAAGTGTCCTTCTAGATGAATGAATGGAGACAAATGGTTGTGGACCCCAGAGGCCTTTAGTCTTTAGGGTGAGTGGCGGGAATAAAAACAAAGGACACAGAGGGTTGCCGGTTAAAGCAACTCTCTGTGTCTACAATATGCTAGTATATTTATATACCTTATCTATTTTTATAGCTTCTTGAGTTATAGCTTTTCCCTTCCACCTGATCTTGAAAATGATCTTACCTTCCTGATCCTTTGCTTTTTTTGTTCTTCGTCTCTCTATCTCATCATTTCTAACTCTGCTGACCTGTGTATTTTTGAAACCATCGATATCCTCCATCAATGGTTTCAAATTTTGTCGGAAGGCTTTTCAAAAGATTCTTTTGATCTTCAATGTTATGACTTTAATCCTAACAAACTAACAGAGTATAAACCTCTTCCTCTTAGTTTCTTTCACTCTGAAAATACGACATAGCAGATCTTGTAATAAACCGGCCCTCACAAAATCCAGGATTTTTTTTCATTTTAACCTGAATTTGATTTAGTATTCCCGTTAAAGCGACACGATCATTTTCATCAAAGGTAAACTCGATACCATATTCATTTAAAGATTCACTTATCTCTTCTGTCCATACAAGACATCCATACACCTTAACTTCTTTTCCTAAAAGCTCTGTTTCAAACTGTAGTATAATATCTCTCTTGATAGGCAGCCTAATATTAGAAATAAAACATAAACCTCCAGGTCCTATGTTTTTTATCACAGCCTTTGTATTTCCAACGTTGGCTTTTTTGCCCTTAATCTCTAAGATCGTCATATTGGCTTCTAGTAGCTGAGGTAAGTTTACTCTAAAATACCGTCGTCTTTCCTCATTGGGTATGAATGTGGCATTGTTAGCCCGGATCGGTCTACACTTCTTCTTAGCTAATAATTTTTCAAAGTCTTCTTGTGGAACTGGCCTACTGTATAAAAAGCCTTGTCCAACAGTACAGTTTAACTTTCGTAAATAACTCAATTGATCCCAGGTTTCTACTCCTTCCGCCACCAAACGTATTCTTAAGTCTTTAGCTAAGTTAATGACAGCTTCAATAATTCTATTACTGGTTTCATCTAGGGGGATACCCTTGATAAAAAAACGATCTATTTTTAAAATATCTACATTAAATGAATTTAAATATGTCAAAGAGGAAAAACCTGCTCCAAAATCATCAATTGCCACCTTAATTCCAAGTTCTTGTAGACTCTGGATATCTGCGCTAACTTGCTGGGATTGATTCATTAACACAGTTTCTGTAATTTCCATAACTAGAAAATGAGGATCCAGCTGAAACTCATGAATTGTATTTTTTATGTTTTCCACAATATCTTTTTGGAAAAATTGAATCCCAGAATAATTAACTGACACCTTTATAGCTGGCAAGCCATCCTTCAACCACTTTTGATAGGTCTCACACACCTGCCTCAATATCCAGTTTCCTAGGGTAATGATAAAACCAGTTTCTTCTGCCAAAGATATAAACTCCTTAGGAGAGACCAGCCCCCAAGTGGGATGTTCCCATCTAATTAATGCTTCTGCACCTATGATTTCACTGGTTTGTAAGTTGACTTGAGGTTGATAATACACCTTAAATTCATTATTTTTTATAGCCCTTCTAAGGTCATTTTTCAGAGTAAAGGCTTTATAATTTTTTACATCCATCTTAGGAGAATACATTTCGTATCTGTTCTTACCAGCTTCCTTGGCCCGAAATAATGCAATATTCCCATGTTTTATAAGGGACTGAGTCTCTTGTCCATCATCAGGATAAATTGCCACTCCTACACTCATTGTAATATAAATTTCATATGGGTCGATCTTAAAGGAGCTAGAAAATAAATCAATGATCTTCATTGCAATGTTTTTATATGCCTCTATATCCTTTAAATTATAAATAAGAATACCGAACTGGTCCCCAGAGTAACGACAAATGCATCTTGTCTCTCCTAAAAAGTCCTTCAGTCGCCTAGCAGCCTGAGTAATCAGCTGATCTCCAAAACCCATTCCTAGGGCATCGTTAATGTATTTAAAATCATCTATATCCAACATCATCACAGCAAAGGTAGTCCCTTTTTCCTTGGCCTCTTGGCATTGATATTCTATTTTCTTTTCAAAGTGTAAACGGTTGGGAAGCTGAGTCATTTGATCGTGTGTGGCAATATGGTTCATTTTCTTTTGAGCTTCTACCCGTTCAGTCACATCTCTCCAATTTAATACGATGCCTTTTATGGAGGGTTCCTCCAATTGATTGTTCATAGTCAGTTCCACATAAATTCTTTTTCCAAGCTTAGTTTCTGCACTAATCTCTCTTTTGATATTCTTATTTGGTTCACTTAGAGCTACCTTGAACATCTTTTCAAGTTTAGGTTTTTCTATTTCCCAAGCAAATTCCATTAGATTTCGGCCTTCCATCTCTTTAGGTTGATAGCCAAGGATTTTTTCTACAGCTGGACTAATGTATTCAATGGTTCCATCGGGGCTGACGATTTCAAAAACATCACTGGAGTCCCGTATTAACACTTGAAATCGTTTTTGAATATGATTTATATTTTCTTGTATCCCTTGCATTTTCTTTACAAGTGCTTTCCTTTCAGTAATATCTTGGATGATTCCTCTTCTATATGTGAGATGACCTTCTAGATCAAATGTCATTTCTACTACCTGATAGATATGTCTTACAGAACCATCAGGTCTAATAATGCGAAATTCCATATCAAATGGTTGTACCTGAGGTGGATGCGCCAAGATATCTTCGATTAATTCCCGATCCTCTGGATGCACAAAATTTAAAAATGCTTCATAGCTTCCATCATACTCCTTATTTGTAATCCCATAAATGTGGTAGTACTCTTCCGACCAAGTGTTCTTATTCCTAATTACATCCATTTCCCAACTTCCCATTTTTGCCAACCGTTGGGCCTCTGCAAGATTCTTATAACTTTTTTCCAATTGAGTCTTCAATAACTTATTCTCTGTGATATCTTGTATCGTTCCTAATATCCCAATTACGACCTGGTCATCATCAAATATAGGCTCCCCCTTACTAATGACACATTTTTCTGATCCGTCCAGACCAATAATGCGATATTCAATTTCATAGGCCTTCCCCTTTAAGCATCCTGCTGTTGAATTTTGAACCGTGTCTTGGTCTTCAGGATGAATCAAGGTTATAATATTTTCGAACCGCTTCGTAAATTTTTGGGGGT
Encoded proteins:
- the mgtE gene encoding magnesium transporter, with the translated sequence MEIFKNTIWTHLENREMESLKKLLSDAEVIEILNVIRELSSEEQAIVYRLLSKDKALEIFEQLDTHLQQKLLASFTEERVIEIISELAPDDRVRLLDELPAKVTKKLVDSLSPEERKETALLMGYEEETAGRIMTTEYVRLKRSYTAGEALEKVRANAKEKETIYTIYITDDSRKLEGVLSLRELVMASPEDILENIMHQKVIKASTSTDQEEVARTLQELDLLALPVVDNENRLVGIITIDDAMDILEEETTEDIFDKAGLADFNRLESDRSARLVTGSVFQIWKVRLPFLLITMFGGLMAGVVIGAFEESLEAIAAVAIFIPVIMDMGGNAGTQSSTIFARGVILGHINTRKFLDHLRKETLVGLSMGALIGVATGIIASVWQGIPELGIAVGLALAITMTLATALGFLIPFMLLKLGVDQAAGADPIITTIKDISGLLIYFVLVNQFLGYLL
- a CDS encoding transposase, producing MKVQQVIIENTKVRYILIDDKGEPVIPAIKYLKYIDNTGRSINTQKTYCYALKLYFYFLKEQNKIYSEVTLNDLGTFVG
- a CDS encoding EAL domain-containing protein, whose protein sequence is MATLGMGILEKIKGSGNLKELKQGYHQWVVDFPIASAVCDVKGLIIEANESFCHLLEDIAPNVQGKTIFEFLKPEETDVEFTYVEELHKGESITIKSDLFTQTKGIRNIEMTILPVLRKQTLIGMHIVILDLTKGMKLEKSLNQLRENVFYGQKLLSIGSWTYDFQSEELFGSQEVYDIFQRTTEEFDNKIESVYTFIHPEDQQVVRKSMEKALRGNDHDQEYRIMVPGGKEKYIHSRAEVLFDDMNRPIKMIGTIQDITGRKLIENDLKRIGKDLNHAQKVAGVGSYRYDLGNEELSWSEEVYRIFGVDPQKFTKRFENIITLIHPEDQDTVQNSTAGCLKGKAYEIEYRIIGLDGSEKCVISKGEPIFDDDQVVIGILGTIQDITENKLLKTQLEKSYKNLAEAQRLAKMGSWEMDVIRNKNTWSEEYYHIYGITNKEYDGSYEAFLNFVHPEDRELIEDILAHPPQVQPFDMEFRIIRPDGSVRHIYQVVEMTFDLEGHLTYRRGIIQDITERKALVKKMQGIQENINHIQKRFQVLIRDSSDVFEIVSPDGTIEYISPAVEKILGYQPKEMEGRNLMEFAWEIEKPKLEKMFKVALSEPNKNIKREISAETKLGKRIYVELTMNNQLEEPSIKGIVLNWRDVTERVEAQKKMNHIATHDQMTQLPNRLHFEKKIEYQCQEAKEKGTTFAVMMLDIDDFKYINDALGMGFGDQLITQAARRLKDFLGETRCICRYSGDQFGILIYNLKDIEAYKNIAMKIIDLFSSSFKIDPYEIYITMSVGVAIYPDDGQETQSLIKHGNIALFRAKEAGKNRYEMYSPKMDVKNYKAFTLKNDLRRAIKNNEFKVYYQPQVNLQTSEIIGAEALIRWEHPTWGLVSPKEFISLAEETGFIITLGNWILRQVCETYQKWLKDGLPAIKVSVNYSGIQFFQKDIVENIKNTIHEFQLDPHFLVMEITETVLMNQSQQVSADIQSLQELGIKVAIDDFGAGFSSLTYLNSFNVDILKIDRFFIKGIPLDETSNRIIEAVINLAKDLRIRLVAEGVETWDQLSYLRKLNCTVGQGFLYSRPVPQEDFEKLLAKKKCRPIRANNATFIPNEERRRYFRVNLPQLLEANMTILEIKGKKANVGNTKAVIKNIGPGGLCFISNIRLPIKRDIILQFETELLGKEVKVYGCLVWTEEISESLNEYGIEFTFDENDRVALTGILNQIQVKMKKNPGFCEGRFITRSAMSYFQSERN